One genomic window of Cellulophaga sp. Hel_I_12 includes the following:
- a CDS encoding DNA/RNA non-specific endonuclease, with protein sequence MNKKAIYTLLMLVCIVIFWLVDNFYTPASYTDPNKNTTKAPVAALLLPSSTTNEIVHHANFSLSYHEKHEQAEWVFYALTKEQLTYDDRERPYFIEDPKVRTKSADWRNYRGSGYDRGHLCPAGDRRFSEYAYNETFYTSNISPQNSEFNAGVWNDLEQQVRYWCKKYGDLYIMTGGVLEENLDAIGDEAVSVPNYFYKIVARNQGTSIKMVGFLFPNKPTDAPLQSFLVSVDEIERRTKIDFFEKLPDQEENTLESQIGDKDWKF encoded by the coding sequence ATGAATAAAAAAGCAATTTACACCTTGTTAATGTTGGTTTGTATTGTTATTTTTTGGTTAGTTGATAATTTTTATACGCCAGCTAGCTATACCGACCCGAATAAAAATACAACCAAAGCTCCTGTTGCTGCTTTATTGTTACCGAGCTCGACAACGAATGAAATTGTACATCATGCAAACTTCTCACTCTCTTATCACGAAAAACATGAACAAGCAGAATGGGTTTTTTATGCCTTGACAAAAGAACAGCTTACTTACGACGATAGAGAACGACCTTATTTTATTGAAGATCCTAAGGTGCGCACGAAGTCAGCTGACTGGAGAAACTATCGTGGTTCTGGATATGATCGAGGGCATTTATGCCCTGCTGGTGATCGTAGATTTTCAGAGTATGCCTATAACGAGACATTTTACACCAGTAACATTAGTCCTCAAAATTCTGAATTTAATGCAGGTGTTTGGAATGATTTGGAGCAACAAGTGCGCTATTGGTGTAAAAAGTACGGCGATTTATATATCATGACAGGAGGTGTTTTAGAAGAAAATTTGGACGCCATTGGTGACGAAGCGGTAAGTGTACCTAATTATTTTTATAAAATTGTAGCACGTAATCAAGGGACTAGCATTAAAATGGTTGGTTTTCTGTTTCCCAATAAGCCTACTGACGCTCCTTTGCAATCATTTTTGGTATCTGTGGATGAAATAGAAAGAAGAACAAAAATAGATTTTTTTGAAAAGCTTCCAGACCAGGAAGAAAATACACTAGAAAGCCAAATAGGGGATAAAGACTGGAAATTTTAA
- a CDS encoding penicillin-binding protein 2: protein MKKFLLSSIIIIIGLSFIGRLSYLQLFSYSSTQVLEDIAIKAVYDYPERGYIYDRNGKLLVANQPAYDVMVIPREVKKLDTLEFCKLLGIEKKDFLKQIAKAKNYSPRLPSVLVPQLSKVDYARLQEKMRKYRGFYIQKRSLRYYDTNSGANVFGFISEVNDFELSENPYYKQGELKGRTGIEKQYEELLRGRKGVKYIQKDRFNRDIGPYKNGTLDTLPQQGKEIKITIDKVLQEYGELLMQGKRGGIVAIEPATGEILAMISGPSYDPALLVGRERSRNYTKLYNDSIAQPTYDRSVLAQTSPGSPFKTINALIGLQENVITPETKIQCFNGFYVGQRKRGCHCGGGLRKLNDGIFRSCNAYFAGTFRKIFDKYPDSDEGLDVWDEHVKSFGLGSFLGSDIPTGRSGLIPTTDTYDRMYGDNRWSSSYFISNAIGQGEVLVTPIQLANMTAAIANRGHYIVPHVLKEVEGVRIKDSIFTQPQYTTIDKKHFEPVIEGMADVFRQAGGTAHRLQIEGIAIAGKTGTVENFTKINGVRTQLTDHSVFVAFAPVDNPKIALAVYIENGYFGGRYAGHIAALLIEKYLKGTITRTDLEKKMLEKTLEKEYAKALSGEPFRINERNW from the coding sequence ATGAAAAAATTTCTTTTATCCTCGATCATTATTATCATAGGGCTTTCCTTCATTGGAAGATTGTCTTACTTGCAGCTATTTAGTTATTCTTCTACACAAGTGTTGGAAGATATTGCCATTAAAGCAGTTTATGACTACCCAGAACGTGGGTATATTTATGATAGAAATGGAAAATTACTCGTTGCGAATCAACCCGCTTATGATGTCATGGTTATTCCCCGTGAAGTCAAAAAATTAGATACCCTAGAGTTCTGTAAATTATTAGGTATTGAAAAAAAAGATTTTTTAAAGCAAATCGCAAAAGCTAAAAATTATTCCCCAAGACTACCCTCTGTTTTAGTGCCGCAATTATCAAAGGTCGATTATGCGCGATTACAAGAGAAGATGAGAAAATACCGTGGATTTTACATTCAAAAACGTTCTTTACGTTACTACGACACGAACAGTGGAGCAAATGTTTTTGGTTTTATTTCTGAAGTTAATGATTTTGAATTGAGTGAAAACCCCTACTACAAACAAGGAGAATTAAAAGGGAGAACAGGTATTGAAAAACAATATGAAGAACTATTAAGGGGTAGAAAAGGTGTAAAATACATTCAAAAAGACCGATTTAACAGAGATATTGGTCCCTATAAAAATGGAACCCTAGATACGCTTCCACAACAAGGTAAAGAAATTAAAATTACGATTGATAAAGTTTTACAGGAGTATGGAGAGCTTTTAATGCAGGGAAAACGAGGTGGAATTGTAGCCATAGAACCAGCCACAGGAGAAATATTGGCCATGATTTCAGGCCCTTCTTATGATCCTGCATTGTTAGTGGGTAGAGAACGCTCAAGGAATTATACAAAACTTTATAACGATTCTATAGCGCAACCTACCTATGATCGCTCTGTGCTCGCCCAAACTTCACCCGGGTCCCCTTTTAAAACTATAAATGCTTTAATTGGTTTACAAGAAAATGTAATTACACCCGAAACTAAAATTCAATGCTTTAACGGGTTTTATGTCGGGCAAAGAAAGCGAGGTTGCCATTGCGGCGGTGGTTTAAGAAAATTAAATGATGGTATTTTTAGATCATGTAATGCCTATTTCGCAGGAACTTTTAGAAAAATATTTGACAAATACCCAGATTCTGACGAGGGATTAGATGTTTGGGATGAACATGTAAAAAGTTTTGGTTTGGGAAGCTTCCTAGGATCTGATATTCCAACAGGTAGAAGTGGCCTTATCCCTACAACCGACACCTATGACAGAATGTATGGCGACAATAGATGGTCATCAAGCTACTTTATTTCTAACGCGATTGGTCAGGGAGAAGTATTGGTGACCCCGATTCAATTGGCCAACATGACTGCTGCCATTGCCAATCGAGGCCACTATATTGTTCCACACGTATTAAAAGAAGTTGAAGGTGTTCGTATAAAAGATTCTATTTTCACCCAGCCTCAATATACTACCATAGATAAAAAACATTTTGAACCTGTTATTGAAGGGATGGCCGATGTTTTTAGACAAGCAGGTGGTACTGCACATCGACTGCAAATTGAAGGTATTGCTATCGCTGGAAAAACAGGAACTGTAGAAAACTTCACCAAAATTAACGGTGTTAGAACACAACTAACCGATCATTCTGTCTTTGTTGCTTTTGCACCAGTCGACAATCCTAAAATTGCTTTAGCTGTGTATATAGAAAATGGCTATTTTGGTGGGCGGTATGCCGGACACATCGCTGCCCTTTTAATAGAAAAATATTTAAAAGGAACCATCACAAGAACCGATTTGGAGAAAAAAATGTTGGAAAAAACACTAGAAAAAGAATATGCCAAAGCATTGAGTGGTGAACCTTTTAGAATAAATGAGCGCAACTGGTAA
- a CDS encoding rod shape-determining protein: MGFFDFLTEEIAIDLGTANTLIIHNDKVVVDSPSIVARDRITGKIIAVGKEASMMQGKTHENIKTIRPLKDGVIADFDASEKMINMFIKNIPALKKKWFPPALRMVICIPSGITEVEMRAVKESAERVNGKEVYLIHEPMAAAIGIGLDIMQPKGNMIVDIGGGTTEIAVIALGGIVCDKSVKIAGDVFTNDIIYYMRTQHNLYVGESTAENIKITIGSATEDLQSPPDEMSVQGRDLLTGKPKQVQISYREIAKALDKSILRVEDAVMETLSQTPPELAADIYNTGIYMAGGGSMLRGLDRRLSQKTDLPVYIAEDPLRAVVRGTGIALKNLERYKSILIK, translated from the coding sequence ATGGGATTTTTTGATTTCTTGACAGAGGAGATAGCAATTGACTTAGGTACTGCTAACACTCTTATTATTCACAATGACAAAGTCGTTGTTGACAGTCCGTCTATTGTCGCTAGAGATAGGATAACAGGGAAAATAATTGCTGTGGGTAAAGAAGCCAGCATGATGCAAGGTAAAACCCATGAAAATATAAAAACCATTCGTCCTTTAAAAGATGGCGTGATTGCTGACTTTGATGCTTCTGAAAAGATGATCAATATGTTCATTAAAAACATTCCAGCATTAAAGAAAAAATGGTTTCCACCAGCCTTAAGAATGGTTATTTGTATTCCTTCAGGAATAACCGAAGTTGAAATGCGTGCGGTAAAAGAATCTGCAGAGCGCGTTAATGGTAAAGAAGTATATCTTATTCATGAACCAATGGCCGCAGCTATAGGTATTGGATTAGATATTATGCAACCTAAAGGAAATATGATTGTCGATATAGGGGGTGGAACTACCGAAATTGCGGTTATTGCTTTGGGTGGCATCGTATGTGATAAATCGGTTAAAATTGCAGGTGATGTTTTTACCAATGACATCATTTATTATATGCGTACTCAGCATAACCTGTATGTAGGGGAGAGTACCGCCGAGAATATAAAAATTACCATTGGTTCAGCAACAGAAGATTTGCAATCACCACCAGACGAAATGTCGGTGCAGGGTCGCGATTTACTAACTGGAAAACCAAAACAAGTACAAATATCGTACAGAGAAATAGCCAAAGCCTTAGACAAATCAATCTTACGCGTTGAAGATGCCGTAATGGAAACTTTATCGCAAACTCCCCCTGAATTAGCTGCTGACATTTATAACACTGGAATTTATATGGCCGGTGGCGGCTCTATGCTTAGAGGTTTAGATAGAAGACTTTCACAAAAAACAGATTTACCTGTTTATATTGCCGAAGATCCTTTGAGAGCTGTTGTTCGAGGTACAGGAATTGCCTTAAAAAATTTAGAAAGGTATAAGAGCATCTTGATAAAATAA
- the rodA gene encoding rod shape-determining protein RodA, with protein MSATGKGVLKRLDWASIFIFMLLVGIGWLNIYSSTYSQGQEDMFDFSTVYGKQLIFIGLNIVLIIIILALESNFFERFSSVIYVISLMLLLGLFAFGTTIAGATSWYNLGFFNLQPSELAKVATALALAKYLSDIQTDIKRNKDQLFAFLILLIPAFLVIPQPDPGSALVFFSLVFVLFREGIPIYYLGISISAILVFVSTLMFGTIWIVIILGLLIGLFLLLKKQSLKIPLIPIAIVFIITILFSLSVNFVFENVFEQRHRDRFSLWLSLEKDPKKLEEIRKTIGYNTYQSEKAIESGGLFGKGFLEGTRTKGDFVPEQHTDYIFTTVGEEWGFMGTTAVIVLFTLLLLRLVYMAERQKNAFNRMYGYGVISILFVHYFINIGMVIGVLPTIGIPLPFFSYGGSGLLGFTALLFIFIKMDANRLKEGF; from the coding sequence ATGAGCGCAACTGGTAAAGGAGTATTAAAACGATTAGACTGGGCATCGATTTTTATATTTATGCTCTTAGTTGGTATTGGTTGGTTAAATATCTATTCTAGCACCTACTCCCAAGGGCAAGAAGATATGTTCGACTTTTCTACGGTCTATGGGAAACAACTTATTTTTATTGGGTTAAATATTGTTTTAATCATTATTATTCTCGCGTTAGAAAGTAACTTTTTTGAGCGTTTTTCAAGTGTTATTTATGTTATTTCTTTGATGTTACTCCTTGGCCTTTTTGCTTTCGGCACTACCATTGCAGGAGCAACTTCATGGTATAATCTGGGATTTTTTAATTTACAACCTTCCGAACTAGCTAAAGTAGCTACTGCCCTTGCCTTAGCAAAATATCTAAGTGATATACAAACAGATATTAAACGAAACAAGGATCAATTATTTGCTTTTTTAATTCTTTTAATTCCTGCTTTTTTGGTCATCCCTCAACCCGACCCAGGAAGCGCTCTTGTTTTTTTCTCCTTAGTTTTTGTTTTGTTTAGAGAAGGAATTCCTATTTACTACCTTGGAATCAGCATTTCTGCTATCCTTGTATTTGTTTCCACACTTATGTTTGGTACGATTTGGATTGTCATTATTCTTGGTCTATTGATAGGGTTGTTCCTTTTGCTAAAAAAACAATCTTTAAAAATACCGCTGATCCCTATAGCCATAGTTTTTATAATCACCATCCTTTTTTCGCTGTCCGTTAATTTTGTCTTCGAAAATGTTTTTGAACAACGCCATAGAGACAGATTTAGCTTATGGTTAAGCCTAGAGAAAGATCCTAAAAAATTAGAAGAAATACGAAAAACGATAGGGTATAATACCTATCAATCGGAAAAAGCCATTGAATCTGGCGGTTTATTTGGAAAAGGTTTTTTAGAAGGAACAAGAACAAAAGGTGATTTTGTACCAGAGCAACATACCGATTATATTTTTACCACGGTGGGAGAGGAATGGGGTTTTATGGGTACAACCGCTGTAATTGTACTGTTCACTCTTCTACTTTTACGCTTAGTATACATGGCCGAACGACAGAAAAATGCCTTTAACAGAATGTATGGCTATGGGGTCATATCTATTTTATTTGTCCATTATTTTATAAATATTGGTATGGTTATAGGCGTACTACCCACCATCGGTATTCCTTTGCCATTTTTTAGTTATGGTGGCTCAGGATTGCTTGGGTTTACAGCCTTACTTTTTATTTTTATAAAAATGGATGCGAACCGATTAAAAGAAGGATTTTAA
- the mreC gene encoding rod shape-determining protein MreC: protein MQQIINFIFRNKNLLLYLLLLFIALGFTVQSHSYHQSKFFNSANWITGGIYKASNNISDYFNLEIENEKLVQENIRLKQLLFNQEYNAEIPIDTLLLDTTQLDYTIVSAKIIKNNYSLLDNYITLNKGAKQGIQQDMGVITPNGILGIVENTSTNFSRVQSILNRRSNLNAKLKNTENFGSLIWNGKDYNTVQLIDIPRRVPIKIGDTILTGAASSIFPENILIGTIKKFDLDVSKSSYSIDVQLFNDMTNIKNVYIINNKNRTELKQLEAQNNVQY, encoded by the coding sequence ATGCAACAGATTATCAATTTTATTTTTAGAAATAAAAATCTGCTGCTGTATTTATTACTGTTGTTTATAGCACTTGGTTTTACGGTACAATCACATTCGTACCATCAATCAAAATTTTTTAATTCTGCCAATTGGATTACTGGTGGTATATACAAAGCCTCAAATAATATATCGGATTATTTTAATTTAGAAATAGAAAACGAAAAATTAGTTCAGGAGAATATTCGATTAAAACAATTACTCTTTAACCAAGAATACAACGCAGAAATACCAATCGATACTTTATTGCTGGATACCACACAACTCGATTACACCATCGTTTCGGCAAAAATTATAAAAAATAATTATTCACTTCTCGACAATTACATTACTTTAAACAAAGGAGCTAAACAAGGAATACAACAAGACATGGGTGTTATTACACCGAACGGAATACTAGGAATCGTAGAAAATACAAGTACTAATTTTTCTCGAGTTCAAAGTATTCTAAATAGGCGGTCTAACCTCAATGCCAAACTAAAGAATACCGAAAATTTCGGTTCCCTAATTTGGAATGGGAAAGATTATAATACCGTACAACTCATTGACATTCCCCGAAGAGTGCCTATAAAAATTGGAGATACCATATTAACAGGAGCTGCTTCAAGTATTTTTCCAGAAAACATTCTTATTGGTACCATCAAAAAATTTGATTTAGATGTTTCAAAGAGTTCTTACAGCATTGATGTTCAGCTTTTTAACGATATGACTAATATCAAGAATGTGTATATCATTAATAATAAGAATAGAACCGAATTGAAACAATTAGAAGCACAAAATAATGTCCAGTACTAA
- a CDS encoding YdiU family protein, whose translation MNRLLQDTFTKELPQDPTVENTRRQVEKACYSLATPKKTSNPKLLHVATEMAETLGISKEFIGTHEFLEIVTGNKVIEKSKPYAMCYGGHQFGHWAGQLGDGRAINLGEIVQDNQRWFLQLKGAGETPYSRTADGLAVLRSSVREYLCSEAMFYLGVPTTRALSLSLTGDQVLRDMLYDGHQAYEKGAIVCRVAPSFLRFGSFEIFSVRQDYKTLKTLVNYTLKYYYPHLPKNSKASYIQFFKEVTERTLTMIIHWQRVGFVHGVMNTDNLSILGLTIDYGPYGWLEGYDPEWTPNTTDRQHKRYRYGNQPNIGLWNLYQLANSLYPLIEDAEPLEEILEDYKTNYGLSYLEMMRAKVGLFSKHELDSELLEALETVLQKTETDMTLFFRLLSTIHKNDTPAAAITKIKPSFYTPSALKGTVLTRWETWFTNYLKRVQNESLSDVERQEKMNKVNPKYVLRNYMAQLAIDKADEGDYSLIDELYTLLKNPYDEQPSYEKWFCKRPEWARNKVGCSMLSCSS comes from the coding sequence ATGAATCGCCTTCTCCAAGATACTTTTACCAAAGAGTTACCACAAGATCCTACTGTAGAAAATACGCGGCGACAGGTAGAAAAGGCTTGCTATTCTTTGGCAACGCCTAAAAAAACATCGAATCCAAAACTACTTCACGTGGCTACAGAGATGGCAGAAACTTTGGGAATTTCTAAAGAATTTATCGGTACTCATGAATTTTTAGAAATTGTAACTGGAAACAAAGTCATAGAAAAGTCTAAGCCTTATGCTATGTGTTATGGCGGGCATCAATTTGGGCACTGGGCTGGTCAATTAGGAGACGGAAGAGCTATAAACCTAGGTGAAATAGTACAAGATAACCAACGATGGTTTTTACAATTAAAAGGGGCTGGCGAAACCCCTTATTCCAGAACAGCAGACGGACTTGCGGTTCTAAGATCTTCAGTTCGAGAATATTTATGCAGTGAAGCCATGTTTTATTTGGGAGTACCCACCACCCGTGCCCTTTCCTTGTCATTAACAGGCGATCAAGTGTTACGAGATATGTTGTATGATGGCCATCAAGCTTATGAAAAAGGAGCTATAGTTTGCAGGGTTGCTCCTTCTTTTTTGCGCTTTGGTAGTTTTGAAATTTTCAGTGTGCGTCAAGATTACAAAACATTAAAAACACTAGTCAATTATACCCTAAAATATTATTATCCTCACTTACCAAAAAACAGTAAAGCATCGTATATTCAATTCTTTAAAGAGGTTACAGAACGTACGCTCACCATGATTATTCATTGGCAGCGCGTTGGTTTTGTTCATGGGGTCATGAATACCGATAATTTATCTATTTTAGGTTTAACTATAGATTACGGCCCCTATGGCTGGTTAGAAGGCTATGATCCGGAGTGGACACCAAATACCACCGATAGGCAACATAAAAGATACCGATACGGCAATCAGCCCAATATTGGGTTGTGGAATTTATACCAGTTAGCCAATAGCCTCTATCCTTTAATCGAAGATGCCGAACCTCTAGAAGAAATTCTAGAGGACTATAAAACTAATTATGGCCTGTCCTACTTGGAAATGATGAGGGCTAAGGTTGGCCTATTTTCTAAGCATGAGTTAGACTCTGAACTACTAGAAGCATTAGAAACTGTTTTACAAAAAACAGAAACAGACATGACACTATTTTTTAGACTACTCAGTACTATACATAAAAACGATACCCCAGCTGCTGCCATTACAAAAATTAAACCTTCTTTCTACACACCGTCCGCATTAAAAGGTACTGTTTTAACGCGTTGGGAAACCTGGTTTACAAACTATCTAAAAAGAGTTCAAAACGAGTCGCTCTCGGATGTAGAAAGACAAGAAAAAATGAATAAAGTAAACCCAAAATATGTCTTACGAAATTATATGGCTCAATTGGCCATTGATAAGGCAGACGAAGGTGACTACTCTTTAATTGACGAATTATACACGCTATTAAAAAATCCGTACGATGAACAGCCTTCTTATGAAAAATGGTTTTGCAAACGCCCAGAGTGGGCTAGGAACAAAGTAGGATGTTCTATGCTATCTTGTAGCTCATAG
- the purH gene encoding bifunctional phosphoribosylaminoimidazolecarboxamide formyltransferase/IMP cyclohydrolase — protein MSTTKKATSALISVFHKDGLEPIVKKFKELGITIYSTGGTEKFVKDLGIDVVPVEDVTSYPSILGGRVKTLHPKVFGGILNRQDNAEDQKQLKEYEIPQIDIVIVDLYPFEKTVASGASEQDIIEKIDIGGISLIRAAAKNFKDVLCVSSMEDYADFLGLITEKNGTTSLEDRKRFAAKSFNVSSHYDTAIFNYFNKDKQETVLKISETNGQVLRYGENPHQKGYFFGDFEAMFTKLHGKELSYNNLLDVDAAVNLMNEFKGDEPTFAILKHNNACGLASRSTLHQAYIDALAGDPVSAFGGVLISNKEIDVATANEIHELFCEVVIAPSYEKEAMNILQGKKNRIILIQNELALPDTIVRTCLNGILVQDKDFITDAKTDLKTATTKAPAAQEIEDLLFASKLCKHTKSNTIVLAKNKQLLASGTGQTSRVDALNQAIHKAKSFNFDLKGAVMASDAFFPFPDCVEIAHKSGIASVIQPGGSIKDELSVAYCNTNGISMVMTGTRHFKH, from the coding sequence ATGAGTACCACAAAAAAAGCTACCTCGGCATTAATTTCTGTATTTCATAAAGATGGTTTAGAGCCTATTGTAAAAAAATTCAAAGAATTAGGAATTACCATCTACTCTACAGGCGGTACTGAAAAATTTGTAAAAGATTTAGGGATTGATGTTGTTCCGGTTGAAGATGTTACCAGCTACCCCTCAATTTTGGGAGGTCGCGTAAAAACCTTACATCCGAAAGTTTTTGGCGGTATCTTAAACCGTCAAGACAATGCAGAAGATCAAAAACAATTAAAAGAATATGAAATTCCTCAAATTGATATTGTCATTGTTGATTTATATCCTTTTGAAAAAACAGTAGCAAGTGGTGCTTCTGAACAAGATATCATCGAAAAAATTGATATTGGCGGTATTTCTCTCATCCGTGCTGCTGCAAAAAATTTTAAAGATGTGCTCTGTGTTTCCTCCATGGAAGATTATGCCGATTTTTTAGGGCTTATCACTGAGAAAAATGGGACCACAAGCTTAGAAGATCGCAAACGTTTTGCGGCAAAATCGTTTAACGTTTCTTCGCATTACGATACCGCTATCTTCAACTATTTCAACAAAGACAAGCAAGAAACAGTTTTGAAAATTAGTGAAACTAACGGACAAGTGCTTCGCTATGGTGAAAATCCGCATCAAAAAGGCTATTTCTTTGGTGATTTTGAAGCGATGTTTACCAAACTACATGGTAAAGAATTGTCATACAACAATCTTTTAGATGTTGATGCTGCGGTTAATTTAATGAATGAATTTAAAGGTGATGAGCCTACGTTTGCCATTTTAAAACATAACAATGCTTGTGGTCTAGCTTCGCGAAGCACCTTACATCAAGCCTATATTGACGCTTTAGCTGGTGATCCTGTCTCTGCTTTTGGAGGTGTTTTAATAAGCAACAAAGAAATTGATGTTGCTACCGCCAATGAAATTCATGAGTTATTTTGCGAAGTAGTCATAGCACCGAGCTATGAAAAAGAAGCCATGAACATTTTACAAGGCAAGAAAAACAGAATTATTTTAATCCAGAATGAGCTTGCTTTACCAGACACAATAGTAAGGACTTGTTTAAACGGTATTTTAGTACAGGATAAAGATTTTATTACAGATGCTAAAACCGATTTAAAAACTGCCACCACTAAGGCACCAGCAGCTCAAGAAATCGAAGATTTACTTTTTGCTTCTAAATTATGTAAACACACCAAATCCAATACAATTGTATTGGCCAAAAACAAGCAATTATTGGCAAGCGGAACAGGACAAACATCGCGCGTTGACGCCTTAAACCAAGCAATCCATAAAGCAAAATCGTTTAATTTCGATTTAAAAGGAGCGGTAATGGCAAGTGATGCCTTTTTTCCCTTTCCTGATTGTGTAGAAATTGCACATAAAAGCGGAATAGCAAGCGTAATTCAACCAGGAGGCTCTATTAAAGACGAATTAAGTGTCGCTTACTGCAATACGAACGGAATTTCTATGGTAATGACTGGTACACGTCATTTTAAACATTAA